From the Maioricimonas rarisocia genome, one window contains:
- a CDS encoding hydantoinase/oxoprolinase family protein, whose product MKRIIGLDIGGANLKASDGEAQSISIPFPLWKQPERLPEALAELITRFAATDTLAVTMTGELADCYATKSEGVADILAAVEQAAADTPVGVWQTSGEFVEPEVAREFWMLTAAANWHALATLAGRIAPTGAALLIDIGSTTTDIVPLVDCLPMPAGRTDLERLQCGELVYSGVKRTPVCAIAHSVPFGADHCPLAAELFATTHDVYLLTGDIPEDADDTGTADGRPATIECARDRLTRMLCADRSEVSLDEITDVARFLADVHRQRLAGALQRVLRCLPGTCGSVLTSGEGEFLARRLVADSPALKDATFLSLAEMLGDEHSQAACAYALARLGSERLA is encoded by the coding sequence ATGAAACGCATCATCGGACTCGACATTGGCGGAGCGAACCTCAAGGCTTCGGACGGCGAGGCTCAGTCGATCTCGATTCCTTTCCCCCTCTGGAAGCAGCCCGAAAGACTGCCGGAAGCACTCGCGGAGCTGATCACCCGCTTCGCCGCGACCGATACGCTGGCCGTCACGATGACCGGCGAACTGGCCGACTGCTACGCCACGAAGTCGGAAGGTGTTGCCGACATCCTCGCGGCTGTCGAACAGGCGGCAGCGGACACACCTGTTGGCGTCTGGCAGACATCCGGAGAGTTCGTCGAGCCGGAGGTCGCCCGGGAGTTCTGGATGCTGACCGCCGCCGCGAACTGGCACGCACTGGCGACGCTGGCCGGGCGGATCGCTCCCACCGGAGCGGCCCTGCTGATCGACATCGGTTCCACCACGACCGACATCGTTCCGCTGGTGGACTGCCTCCCCATGCCGGCCGGCCGGACGGATCTCGAACGACTGCAGTGCGGCGAACTCGTCTACTCTGGCGTGAAGCGAACGCCGGTCTGCGCGATCGCTCATTCGGTCCCCTTCGGAGCGGATCACTGCCCGCTCGCAGCCGAACTGTTCGCCACGACGCACGATGTCTATCTGCTGACCGGCGACATCCCGGAAGATGCCGACGACACCGGCACCGCCGACGGTCGCCCCGCGACGATCGAATGCGCCCGGGACCGCCTCACTCGGATGCTGTGTGCCGACCGGAGCGAAGTCTCTCTCGACGAGATCACCGACGTGGCCCGGTTTCTTGCGGACGTGCACCGCCAGCGACTGGCCGGGGCCCTGCAGCGGGTGCTCCGTTGCCTTCCCGGCACCTGCGGCAGTGTGCTGACGAGCGGCGAGGGAGAGTTTCTGGCCCGCCGGCTCGTCGCCGATTCGCCAGCTCTGAAGGACGCCACGTTTCTTTCGCTGGCCGAAATGCTCGGTGACGAACATTCGCAGGCCGCCTGTGCGTATGCGTTGGCGCGACTGGGAAGCGAGCGGCTGGCCTGA
- a CDS encoding alpha/beta hydrolase family protein: MPRIPTRATLTGCLALLLLTLSATLQADDAPAVDTSRGDDLVTDYFQRETRKLEEATFAGIETLEEWEAKREEFRGQLFEMLGLDPLPEKTPLEATITGTVDHDDFTVERVHFQSRPGLYVTGNLYVPKGLEGKAPAVLYVCGHGRVKKDGISYGNKTYYHYHGSWFARHGYVCLTIDTLQLGEIEGIHHGTYRHDMFWWNARGYTPAGVEAWNCIRALDYLQSRAEVDPDRLGVTGRSGGGAYSWWIAALDERIKVAVPVAGITNLKNHVIDGCVEGHCDCMFQVNTYRWDYPMIAALVAPRPLLISNTDKDGIFPLDGVVDVYMKVRPIYELYGKAGNLGLHITEGPHKDTQQLRVHAFQWMNRHLKGEEPLIDKPAVKYFEPEELRVFDELPNDEQNTSIHETFVAKAETPTIPQDEATWKEMREGWMSALREKSFRGFPEQSADDVPLKVLATETQDGVTLMHCEFMTQEHYPLPLYVAFPADTKPEDLDLTVLNVLDQQEWEEFVRTTRVGFPKMFADSQVSGEDADGWNEAKQMFGRFKWGMAYVAPRGIGPTEWSRDERERTHIRRRFMLLGQTADGMRVWDTVQAILALRQLDGISEVPLWLQGERNAAGWALYASLFSDDIARLDLWHLPKSHRDGPIFLNVLRFLDIPQAVAMAAESSQVVLYEEDRDAWAFPRAVADALDWGEEQVQVRTIKPAGN, encoded by the coding sequence GTGCCCCGCATCCCGACCCGCGCCACGTTGACCGGCTGCCTCGCCCTGCTGCTTCTCACCCTGTCTGCCACTCTGCAGGCCGACGACGCCCCCGCTGTCGACACCTCCCGCGGCGACGATCTGGTGACGGATTACTTTCAGCGGGAGACGCGCAAGCTGGAAGAGGCCACATTCGCCGGCATCGAAACCCTCGAGGAATGGGAAGCAAAGCGGGAAGAGTTTCGGGGGCAGCTCTTCGAAATGCTTGGCCTCGATCCCCTGCCGGAAAAGACGCCGCTCGAAGCGACCATCACCGGGACCGTCGACCACGACGACTTCACCGTCGAGCGGGTCCACTTCCAGTCCCGCCCCGGACTGTACGTGACCGGCAACCTCTACGTCCCCAAAGGACTCGAAGGAAAAGCCCCCGCCGTCCTGTACGTCTGCGGCCACGGTCGCGTGAAAAAGGACGGCATCAGCTACGGCAACAAAACGTATTACCACTACCACGGAAGCTGGTTCGCCCGGCACGGCTACGTCTGCCTGACGATCGACACCCTGCAACTGGGTGAGATCGAAGGCATTCACCACGGCACGTACCGGCACGACATGTTCTGGTGGAACGCCCGCGGCTACACCCCTGCCGGCGTCGAAGCCTGGAACTGCATCCGCGCACTCGACTACCTGCAGAGTCGCGCTGAGGTCGACCCCGATCGACTGGGCGTGACCGGCCGCTCCGGCGGTGGCGCGTACAGCTGGTGGATCGCCGCACTCGATGAGCGGATCAAGGTGGCCGTTCCCGTCGCCGGCATCACCAACCTCAAGAATCACGTCATCGACGGCTGCGTCGAAGGTCACTGCGACTGCATGTTCCAGGTGAACACGTATCGCTGGGACTATCCGATGATCGCCGCACTCGTCGCGCCGCGGCCGCTGCTGATCTCGAACACCGACAAGGACGGCATCTTTCCGCTCGACGGCGTCGTCGACGTCTACATGAAGGTCCGCCCGATCTACGAACTGTACGGCAAAGCCGGGAACCTGGGCCTGCACATTACCGAAGGTCCGCACAAGGATACCCAGCAGCTTCGCGTGCACGCCTTCCAGTGGATGAACCGGCACCTCAAGGGCGAAGAACCGCTGATCGACAAACCGGCCGTCAAGTACTTCGAGCCGGAAGAGCTTCGCGTCTTCGACGAACTCCCCAACGACGAGCAGAACACCAGCATCCACGAGACGTTCGTCGCCAAAGCCGAAACACCCACAATCCCCCAGGACGAAGCCACCTGGAAGGAGATGCGTGAAGGTTGGATGTCGGCACTGCGGGAAAAATCGTTCCGCGGCTTCCCGGAACAGTCCGCCGATGATGTCCCGCTGAAAGTCCTCGCGACCGAAACGCAGGACGGCGTCACGCTGATGCACTGCGAATTCATGACGCAGGAGCACTATCCCCTCCCCCTGTACGTGGCATTTCCCGCGGATACGAAACCGGAAGACCTCGATCTGACGGTCCTTAACGTCCTCGACCAGCAGGAATGGGAAGAGTTCGTCCGGACCACCCGCGTCGGCTTCCCGAAGATGTTCGCCGACTCGCAGGTCAGCGGCGAAGACGCCGACGGCTGGAACGAAGCGAAACAGATGTTCGGCCGCTTCAAGTGGGGCATGGCATACGTCGCCCCCCGCGGCATCGGCCCGACCGAGTGGTCCCGCGACGAACGGGAACGGACGCACATCCGCCGCCGCTTCATGCTGCTCGGCCAGACGGCTGATGGCATGCGGGTCTGGGACACCGTGCAGGCGATTCTCGCACTGCGGCAGCTCGACGGCATAAGCGAAGTGCCGCTCTGGCTGCAGGGGGAACGGAACGCCGCCGGCTGGGCACTGTACGCCTCGCTGTTTTCGGATGACATCGCCCGACTCGATCTGTGGCATCTGCCGAAGTCGCACCGCGACGGGCCGATCTTCCTGAACGTGCTGCGATTCCTCGACATTCCACAGGCGGTCGCGATGGCGGCCGAGTCGTCGCAGGTCGTCCTGTACGAAGAAGACCGGGACGCCTGGGCCTTTCCGCGGGCGGTCGCCGATGCACTCGACTGGGGTGAAGAACAGGTGCAGGTCCGCACGATCAAACCCGCCGGCAACTGA
- a CDS encoding ATP-grasp domain-containing protein, translating to MRLFVSEYLCSGAVEPATSPASLLREGRSMLLALAADLARLEGIDVCTTWHAGLGNWPLPDVDAVMVKSAHDEEAAFRQLAEGCDAAYVIAPELDNLLWQRCRTVEELGRSLNSTLDAIALTSDKLRLFEHLRAAGVPKIPTQSLQNLGEPEFLCVVKPRFGAGSEETFVVTDAAAFRQVSATVDADEMIVQPFVSGTPCSVGAFFDQGGRLLTLLPPAAQHLSDDGRLKYAGGHCPLETPHTAALNNLVSAAAGAIDGLRGYVGFDLLIPHASPDQPLLVEINPRLTTSYLGYRALACDNLAAWLLPRTPPTDALHWRNARVTFRPDGTIAEAPAGTALTQGAGP from the coding sequence ATGCGTCTGTTCGTTTCCGAGTACCTCTGCAGCGGAGCAGTCGAACCGGCCACGTCCCCCGCCTCGCTGCTGCGTGAGGGGCGCTCGATGCTGCTCGCGCTGGCCGCCGACCTGGCCCGGCTGGAGGGCATCGACGTCTGCACGACCTGGCACGCGGGGCTGGGAAACTGGCCGCTGCCGGATGTCGACGCGGTCATGGTGAAGTCGGCACATGACGAGGAGGCCGCGTTCCGCCAGCTCGCCGAGGGGTGTGACGCCGCGTACGTCATCGCTCCGGAACTGGATAACCTGCTCTGGCAGCGCTGTCGGACGGTCGAAGAACTCGGGCGGTCTCTCAACAGCACGCTCGACGCCATCGCCCTGACAAGCGACAAGCTGCGATTGTTCGAACACCTCCGTGCTGCCGGCGTGCCGAAGATCCCGACACAGAGCCTTCAGAACCTTGGTGAGCCGGAGTTTCTCTGCGTCGTCAAACCCCGCTTCGGTGCCGGGTCGGAAGAGACTTTTGTCGTCACCGACGCGGCGGCGTTCAGGCAGGTGAGCGCGACGGTCGATGCGGACGAGATGATCGTGCAACCGTTCGTCTCTGGCACACCCTGCTCGGTCGGAGCGTTTTTCGACCAGGGTGGTCGCCTGCTCACCTTGCTTCCCCCCGCCGCCCAGCACCTCTCCGACGACGGCCGGCTGAAGTATGCTGGAGGCCACTGCCCTCTGGAAACGCCGCACACGGCCGCATTGAACAACCTGGTCAGTGCAGCCGCGGGGGCGATCGACGGACTGCGGGGCTACGTTGGCTTTGACCTGCTGATCCCCCATGCCTCACCTGATCAGCCGCTGCTCGTCGAGATCAATCCGCGGCTGACGACCAGTTACCTCGGCTACCGCGCGCTCGCCTGCGACAATCTTGCCGCCTGGCTGCTGCCACGTACACCGCCAACCGACGCGTTACACTGGCGCAACGCGCGAGTGACCTTTCGGCCGGACGGCACCATCGCCGAGGCTCCGGCCGGTACAGCATTGACGCAGGGAGCCGGGCCATGA
- a CDS encoding efflux RND transporter permease subunit, with product MAAFLHRYHRFLLLAFGLTLPIVLYVTDQMRSNNDLEVWLPQSSQARTEYLEFTDAFGGDEFVLIAVDLTPTDPELIEAVCRRLDDLAEVRTCWSPERMQGVMEEFGVDQAQRRERIERLLVGEETSLQGIVALLSPEGRADRTGTVARINEVLDYCQLADEQAYVAGVPVFVAELDRIGSKEANVKYFVVTLIICLGLLFLTIRDWKLTGLVFAATVWAINATHVLICLVGGEMNLILNSISVLVMVFTMAVIVHYLHYFWDAQDADLEPNAERRSARHAAAALRQAWRPSGLATLTTCIGVISLAWSDIRPVQQFAVAAAMGAVVALFTGLIATPALVILCPTRRPAALLPRIDFEGYAERILRARLPLVVGGVAVLMLVSVGLTKLRSEMDPMQFLPANSRLLSGCLRIEDELTRVDSVEAVVDFGTDDAPILEKLQRVRRLEAIMREHPAVEHTMSLASFFPESLSGNFLDASRTLQKAQEQSSYDDFTACDYRLWRISARVNTRGEWAREEVLATLSEKLAGEPVHFTGMAPLLETAQLEIFDGFWKSVLTAFALISLAMMASLRSIRLGLVAMIPNMWPLCLVFGLLGWAGQPVDIAMLLSGSIALGISVDGTFHYVSRYRRLRAAGQSDWSALRTALVETGLPLTQATLITAAGLLGLMLSSFGPTVRFGVLMIAMLMAALVGDLVLLPALLGLRKRPTEDASTRPADAYKTAHAA from the coding sequence TTGGCAGCATTCCTCCACCGGTACCATCGATTTCTGCTGCTGGCGTTCGGCCTCACGCTTCCGATCGTGCTGTACGTGACCGACCAGATGCGGTCGAACAATGATCTCGAGGTCTGGCTGCCCCAGTCCTCGCAGGCCCGCACGGAATACCTCGAATTCACCGATGCCTTCGGCGGAGACGAGTTCGTCCTCATCGCCGTCGACCTGACGCCGACTGATCCCGAACTGATCGAGGCGGTCTGCCGACGTCTGGATGATCTGGCCGAAGTCCGCACCTGCTGGTCTCCCGAGCGGATGCAGGGGGTGATGGAGGAGTTCGGTGTCGATCAGGCTCAGCGCCGCGAGCGAATCGAACGGTTGCTGGTGGGAGAGGAGACGTCGCTGCAGGGGATCGTCGCGCTCCTGTCTCCCGAAGGACGCGCCGATCGAACCGGAACAGTTGCCCGCATCAACGAAGTGCTCGACTACTGCCAGCTTGCCGACGAACAGGCGTACGTCGCCGGCGTGCCGGTCTTTGTTGCCGAACTGGATCGCATCGGCAGCAAGGAGGCGAACGTCAAGTACTTCGTCGTCACGTTGATCATCTGTCTGGGACTGCTGTTCCTGACGATCCGGGACTGGAAGCTGACCGGGCTGGTCTTCGCGGCGACCGTCTGGGCCATCAACGCCACGCATGTGCTGATCTGCCTGGTCGGCGGCGAGATGAACCTGATCCTCAATTCGATCAGCGTGCTGGTGATGGTCTTTACGATGGCCGTCATTGTGCACTACCTGCATTACTTCTGGGACGCACAGGACGCCGACCTCGAGCCGAACGCCGAACGCCGCTCTGCGCGTCACGCGGCTGCGGCACTTCGTCAGGCGTGGCGACCGTCCGGGCTGGCGACGCTGACGACCTGCATCGGCGTGATCTCACTTGCCTGGAGTGACATCCGACCCGTCCAGCAGTTTGCGGTCGCGGCTGCCATGGGAGCCGTCGTTGCCCTCTTCACCGGACTGATCGCGACACCGGCTCTGGTGATACTCTGCCCGACGCGACGCCCGGCCGCTCTGCTGCCACGGATCGATTTCGAAGGGTATGCCGAACGGATCCTGCGGGCCCGGCTGCCGCTCGTTGTCGGCGGAGTCGCCGTGCTGATGCTGGTCTCGGTCGGCCTGACGAAGCTGCGGTCCGAGATGGACCCGATGCAGTTCCTGCCGGCCAACTCGCGGCTGCTGTCCGGCTGCCTGCGGATTGAAGACGAACTGACGCGCGTGGACTCCGTGGAAGCGGTTGTCGACTTCGGCACTGACGATGCACCGATCCTGGAGAAGCTGCAGCGGGTCCGCCGGCTCGAAGCCATCATGCGGGAGCACCCGGCGGTCGAACATACGATGTCGCTGGCCAGTTTCTTTCCTGAGTCTCTTTCCGGGAACTTTCTGGATGCGTCCCGGACGCTGCAGAAAGCGCAGGAGCAGTCCTCGTACGATGACTTCACTGCCTGCGATTACCGGCTGTGGCGGATCTCGGCCCGCGTCAACACTCGTGGCGAGTGGGCCCGCGAGGAAGTCCTGGCGACGCTGAGCGAGAAGCTGGCGGGCGAACCGGTCCACTTTACCGGCATGGCTCCGCTGCTCGAGACGGCCCAGCTGGAGATCTTCGACGGTTTCTGGAAGAGCGTGCTGACCGCCTTTGCTTTGATCAGCCTCGCGATGATGGCATCACTCCGGTCGATCCGCCTGGGGCTGGTCGCGATGATTCCCAACATGTGGCCGCTGTGTCTGGTCTTCGGCCTGCTGGGCTGGGCCGGTCAACCGGTCGACATCGCCATGCTGCTCTCGGGCAGTATCGCTCTGGGGATCTCGGTCGACGGCACGTTCCATTATGTCTCCCGCTATCGCCGGCTGCGTGCGGCAGGGCAGAGCGACTGGAGCGCGCTGCGGACGGCCCTGGTGGAAACCGGCCTCCCGCTGACGCAGGCGACGCTGATCACCGCGGCCGGTCTGCTCGGGCTGATGCTGAGCAGCTTTGGCCCGACGGTTCGGTTCGGCGTGCTGATGATCGCCATGCTGATGGCGGCCCTCGTTGGCGATCTGGTGCTGCTGCCGGCGTTGCTGGGACTTCGCAAGCGGCCGACGGAAGACGCTTCGACCCGCCCCGCCGATGCCTATAAGACGGCACACGCAGCGTGA
- a CDS encoding Gfo/Idh/MocA family protein, whose amino-acid sequence MSHPVTRRNFLSTGTAVGATMLAGAAHADDKAPETVTVGVMGLSRGLSLCKTFGTQPGVRLKYVCDVDEQRALTGKKSVEAATDQTPEAITDFRQILDDQEVDVLVVAAPNHWHAPATILGCKAGKHVYVEKPCSHNPHEGELMVEAARKYNRAVQIGTQRRSVPSIIEAIQKLQDGAIGETYLARCWYANLRGSIGHGKPADPPAKLNYELWQGPAPRTPFVDNRVHYNWHWFWQWGNGELGNNGVHTLDLGRWGLGVEYPQRVTSSGGRYHWDDDQQTPDTHVVAFEFDGGKQMTWQGLSCNRHNQGFVEFHGTEGSMEIDASGTYRIYDRRDKVLEEVKARMSDSNHIHNFLTAIRENKPLSCNAEILEGHRSTLLCHLGNIAHRTGRTLTCSSKDGRIIGDEQAMKYWQRDYEAGWEPTV is encoded by the coding sequence ATGTCCCACCCTGTGACCCGCCGCAACTTCCTGTCGACCGGCACCGCCGTCGGCGCCACCATGCTCGCCGGAGCAGCCCACGCCGACGACAAAGCCCCTGAAACCGTCACGGTCGGCGTCATGGGTCTCAGCCGCGGCCTGTCGCTGTGCAAGACGTTCGGCACCCAGCCGGGCGTCCGCCTGAAGTACGTCTGCGACGTGGACGAACAGCGGGCTCTGACCGGCAAAAAGTCTGTCGAAGCCGCCACCGACCAGACCCCCGAGGCGATCACCGACTTCCGCCAGATCCTCGACGATCAGGAAGTAGACGTCCTCGTCGTGGCCGCCCCCAACCACTGGCACGCCCCGGCCACGATCCTGGGCTGCAAGGCGGGCAAGCACGTCTACGTCGAAAAGCCCTGCAGCCACAATCCCCACGAAGGGGAACTGATGGTCGAAGCGGCCCGCAAGTACAACCGGGCCGTTCAGATCGGCACCCAGCGGCGGAGCGTCCCCTCGATCATCGAGGCGATCCAGAAGCTGCAGGACGGCGCCATCGGAGAGACCTACCTGGCTCGCTGCTGGTACGCCAACCTCCGAGGTTCGATCGGCCACGGCAAGCCGGCCGATCCGCCCGCCAAGCTCAACTACGAACTCTGGCAGGGACCGGCTCCCCGCACCCCCTTCGTCGATAACCGCGTGCACTACAACTGGCACTGGTTCTGGCAGTGGGGCAACGGCGAACTGGGCAACAACGGCGTCCACACCCTGGACCTGGGTCGCTGGGGACTCGGCGTCGAATACCCGCAGCGGGTCACCTCCTCCGGCGGCCGCTACCACTGGGACGACGACCAGCAGACGCCCGACACCCACGTCGTCGCCTTCGAATTCGACGGCGGCAAGCAGATGACCTGGCAGGGGCTCAGCTGCAACCGCCACAACCAGGGCTTCGTCGAGTTCCACGGCACCGAAGGCTCGATGGAAATCGATGCCAGCGGCACCTATCGCATCTACGATCGCCGGGATAAGGTGCTCGAAGAGGTGAAGGCCCGCATGTCGGACTCGAACCACATCCACAACTTCCTGACGGCGATTCGCGAGAACAAGCCGCTCAGCTGCAACGCCGAGATCCTCGAAGGGCACCGCAGCACCCTGCTCTGCCACCTCGGCAACATCGCCCATCGCACCGGCCGTACGCTCACCTGCAGCAGCAAGGATGGTCGCATCATCGGCGACGAGCAGGCGATGAAGTACTGGCAGCGCGACTACGAAGCGGGCTGGGAACCGACCGTCTGA
- a CDS encoding HEAT repeat domain-containing protein — protein MRRLHIALAIATLLSFAGALNTAQADVITLHGGGLVRGKLSEDAGKGRVEMQTLTGGRVILDESLVEDVRTRSLLIEEYETRARSIEPTVDAHWQLAEWCRENGLKAQRSEQLEVVIDLDPGHEQAHRGLGHVVHNGQWMSRDDAMAARGYIKHKGRYITQQELDLLEKSQAERDAEIAWFPKVRLWFGWATGRHPERRRKGLANLQAINDPDAVPALANVMAEHEDRKVRLAFVKLLGGMPGQKPVSDLVELSLLDEDPEVRFEALKGISPSQVEAALPLYASGLGHDLNDVVCRSADALGLLGDRRVVPNLIDALVTEHRYKVRVPVKSGVSFGMTPSGDVGMIAPGSTQGTLPPNVDGLLRTGQLPYGVQVQTPMKPQRYRTITVRKEHRNREVLAALQKITERDFGYSRRDWQVWWAAEQQGLGQTS, from the coding sequence ATGAGACGCCTCCACATCGCGTTGGCGATCGCCACGTTGCTGTCCTTCGCCGGGGCGCTGAACACTGCGCAGGCGGATGTGATCACCCTCCATGGAGGAGGGCTGGTCCGCGGCAAACTCTCGGAGGACGCGGGCAAGGGCCGCGTCGAGATGCAGACGCTGACAGGGGGCCGGGTCATTCTTGACGAATCTCTCGTCGAAGACGTCCGCACCCGCTCGCTGCTCATCGAAGAGTACGAAACGCGAGCCCGCAGCATCGAGCCGACCGTCGACGCTCATTGGCAGCTGGCCGAATGGTGCCGCGAAAACGGTCTGAAAGCCCAGCGGAGCGAGCAGCTCGAAGTGGTGATCGATCTGGATCCGGGACATGAGCAGGCCCATCGGGGGCTGGGGCACGTCGTGCACAATGGCCAGTGGATGAGCCGCGATGACGCGATGGCGGCCCGCGGATATATCAAGCACAAAGGTCGCTACATCACCCAGCAGGAACTGGATCTGCTGGAGAAGTCTCAGGCCGAGCGGGATGCCGAGATTGCCTGGTTCCCGAAGGTGCGGCTGTGGTTCGGGTGGGCGACCGGACGTCATCCTGAGCGTCGCCGGAAGGGGCTGGCCAACCTGCAGGCCATCAACGATCCCGATGCCGTACCCGCCCTGGCAAACGTCATGGCCGAACACGAGGACCGCAAGGTGCGGCTGGCCTTCGTGAAGCTTCTTGGCGGAATGCCGGGACAGAAGCCGGTCTCCGATCTGGTCGAGCTGTCGCTGCTCGATGAGGATCCCGAAGTCCGGTTCGAGGCGCTCAAGGGAATCAGCCCTTCGCAGGTCGAGGCGGCTCTCCCTCTGTACGCAAGCGGTCTGGGACATGACCTGAACGACGTCGTCTGCCGGTCTGCCGACGCCCTCGGACTGCTCGGTGATCGACGGGTCGTGCCGAATCTGATTGACGCGCTCGTGACCGAACACCGGTACAAGGTTCGGGTTCCCGTGAAGAGCGGGGTGTCCTTCGGAATGACGCCGAGCGGCGATGTCGGCATGATCGCACCGGGAAGTACGCAGGGGACACTCCCACCGAATGTCGACGGCCTTCTCCGGACGGGACAGCTTCCCTATGGTGTGCAGGTCCAGACGCCGATGAAACCGCAGCGGTACCGCACCATCACTGTCCGGAAGGAACACCGCAATCGCGAGGTGCTGGCGGCCCTGCAGAAGATCACCGAGCGGGACTTCGGCTACAGCCGCCGGGACTGGCAGGTCTGGTGGGCGGCGGAGCAGCAGGGGCTGGGCCAGACCTCCTGA
- a CDS encoding sulfatase family protein yields MSLRIATVRTDTPLLMLACLCLLFIPQLAVSAETDRPNVLLITVDDMNCDSVGVFGCEVPGITPNIDRLARSGMRFEHAHVTIAICQPTRAVWMTGRYPHRNGALGFDPINKDVPTLLEALHDAGYYTGIMAKVPHVVPTRGDAWDAVVKSNELGIGRDPEKYYRRSADIIAAAKVAGQPFFLMANSQDPHRPFAGSAQERQQARPRKNRPARDYPGVRRTYSRDEVTVPGFLPDLPDVRQEMTEYFASVHRADEIVGAVLRALEESGEAEGTLVMFLSDHGMPLPFAKTNCWFHSTRTPWIVRWPGVVASDSHDTEHMISGIDLAPTILDALGLPPLEGMDGRSFLPVLEGEQQSGRDFVITHINRTSGKNEYPMRSVITRQYGYIYNGWSDGQTRFRNESQNGLTMKAMIRAAENDPAIAARVQHFLYRTPEEFYDYQTDPDALVNLIDDPAHAARLDEHRQKLLEHMEATDDPQLEAFREQLASER; encoded by the coding sequence ATGTCCCTGCGAATCGCGACCGTACGCACTGACACTCCTCTTCTGATGCTGGCCTGCCTTTGCCTCCTCTTTATCCCACAGCTAGCTGTCAGTGCCGAAACCGATCGCCCCAACGTCCTGCTGATCACCGTCGACGACATGAACTGCGATTCGGTCGGCGTGTTCGGCTGCGAGGTGCCGGGCATCACCCCCAATATCGACCGGCTGGCCCGCAGCGGGATGCGATTCGAACATGCCCACGTCACCATCGCCATCTGCCAGCCGACGCGGGCCGTCTGGATGACCGGCCGCTATCCGCATCGCAACGGGGCCCTCGGCTTCGATCCGATCAACAAAGATGTGCCGACGCTGCTCGAAGCGCTGCACGACGCCGGCTACTACACCGGAATCATGGCCAAGGTGCCGCATGTCGTGCCGACACGTGGCGATGCATGGGACGCAGTCGTCAAGTCGAATGAACTGGGAATCGGTCGCGATCCCGAGAAGTACTACCGCCGCAGTGCCGACATCATTGCCGCCGCGAAAGTGGCGGGTCAGCCGTTTTTCCTGATGGCCAACTCGCAGGATCCTCACCGGCCCTTCGCCGGCAGTGCTCAGGAACGACAGCAGGCCCGGCCGCGCAAGAATCGTCCCGCCCGCGACTATCCGGGCGTGCGTCGCACCTATTCACGGGATGAGGTAACCGTCCCCGGTTTCCTCCCCGATCTGCCGGATGTGCGGCAGGAGATGACGGAGTACTTCGCCTCCGTCCACCGTGCCGACGAGATTGTCGGTGCCGTGCTCCGGGCCCTCGAGGAGTCAGGTGAGGCGGAAGGCACACTGGTGATGTTTCTCTCGGACCACGGAATGCCGCTGCCGTTCGCCAAGACGAACTGCTGGTTTCATTCGACGCGGACGCCCTGGATCGTCCGCTGGCCCGGCGTCGTTGCTTCGGACAGCCACGACACCGAGCACATGATCTCCGGCATCGACCTTGCTCCGACCATTCTGGACGCGCTCGGCCTGCCGCCGCTCGAAGGAATGGACGGCCGCAGCTTCCTGCCGGTCCTCGAGGGAGAGCAGCAGTCGGGACGGGACTTCGTCATCACGCACATCAACCGCACGTCGGGCAAGAACGAGTACCCGATGCGGAGCGTGATCACCCGGCAGTACGGCTACATCTATAACGGGTGGAGTGACGGCCAGACGCGGTTCCGCAACGAGTCACAGAACGGACTGACGATGAAGGCGATGATCCGGGCCGCAGAGAACGATCCCGCTATTGCCGCACGGGTGCAGCACTTTCTGTATCGCACGCCCGAAGAGTTCTACGACTACCAGACCGATCCCGATGCACTGGTGAACCTGATCGACGATCCGGCTCACGCGGCACGTCTCGACGAGCACCGGCAAAAGCTTCTGGAGCACATGGAAGCGACGGACGACCCGCAGCTGGAGGCGTTCCGGGAGCAGCTTGCCAGCGAACGATGA